The sequence GCTGCGGTGAATCTTGTGGATCCCGGCAAAGCGCCAACGGGATTCGGGGACGGCTGCCTAACCGTCGATGAAGCCGGTCATGATCTTCACGGCGCGTTCAAGGGACTCGTACTGTGCTTCCTCGGAAGAATTTTCGAGTGCCTCGGTGTGGCACTTGATCAGGTAGCGCTTGAGAATCTGGCCGGTGGCGGATTGCAGCGCGGAGCGTACCGCACGGACCTGCACCAGAATGTCC is a genomic window of Desulfovibrio oxyclinae DSM 11498 containing:
- a CDS encoding metal-sensitive transcriptional regulator; translated protein: MEESARTRRDEEQEALKKNVLSRMKRIEGQVRGIQRMIEEGKECQDILVQVRAVRSALQSATGQILKRYLIKCHTEALENSSEEAQYESLERAVKIMTGFIDG